The segment gaaaagaaatggtctacccctcagggtatccataaggggtaagggctaggcaattaaccaagggaataccatacCCATGGCTCCAGGAGGCCTTTCATGACTGACACAGAGCCAGCCTCAGCacagctcttacaccttaggaattggatagaagaagggaataaagaagatacggaagaggagatgagagaagaaaagaccaagcaaaattagttgaagtGAGGGGTGAGGTCCAACGTAGTGGTGATCACTTACACTtcatctcctaagccctcccacaatGACAACGGGCATGGTACTACATTAGGTAGCAGAGTGTGAGAATCCATTGACACCAATAACGTGATCGGTCATAATTCACACCATATAAGAAAAGCTGTTCTTGTATTCTTACCCAAATTTACTGAACATAAAACAGATTATCTTACCTCTCTCTTCTGATCTCTCTGTGTGAAACAAATGTATTTGTAGCCTCGTATCTGACTGTTTCCCATacatctgttttcttctttttgcctcGATTACCTACAGTGTCAATACTGAACGCAGGTCGTTTCTTGGCCATCTTCATTCCTGCCTTCCGGTTTTGCTTCGACAAGTTTTTCATCTGTGTGTTTGGGCGTTTCTTACTTTTTGCCTTCATTTTTTCTTgacttcttcctttattcatattAGATTGgtcaattttactttttttatttgcttgtccATCCTTATTCCCATTCTTAGTTTGGCCACTTTTATTCTTCATGTTGACACTGCTTGTTAGAAATTTATATTACACCATAAAACCTGAGGATAGAACAATATGACACTAAATACTATATGTACTCTCCTTTACAGCTAAAGCATTAAGAATGGCAtggatatataactaaataaagtatatatttttacatgactGACAAATCACGGAAACAAAAGGTTTTTATCATTCGTCCATAAAGGAAAGCAGTATAAATTCATCAACATAATCAGACTCTAAATTCACCTCCTCAATAGTGTTTTTAACCTCCAAAAATGGCGAATGGTTTTAATTACTTGGAAAAATCTAACCAATGTTGTAAATACGGGCTAAAATATACACACTTTCCAGGCACTCCCCACGTGTTTACAATAAACAGAACGCATTCGAGTCTCGAATTTCGAACTTGAGCAAAACTAcaagatagaaaataagaaaaaaataatttctgtatttatacagatagaaatatattttGTCTTAGGAGTAGGTAAATAATGATGTAATGGTACTTTAGATACTGCATACGAATGTGTGCATTATTCTACCTTCTCGTTTATCTTAACCTGGCAAGATAAACGTAAAGCCGTACTGTTAATCAAAAAACAAATTGGATCAGACTAAAGGTATATATCATAAAAACATACACGCGAACACGAGTAAATGTGAATGCACTTTACAGCCAGTAAAAAGTCGTCCTATCCACattatgcgcgcgcgcacacacacacgcacacacgtgtacatacacacacacagacacacacacagacacacacacacacacacacacacacacacacacatatatatatatatatatatatatatatatatatatatatatacacacatacatatatattcatatatacatatacatacatacatatatatgtatatatatatatatatatatatatatatatatatatatatatgtgtgtgtgtgtgtgtgtgtgtgtgtgtgtgtgtgtgtgtgtgtgtgtgtgtgtgtgtgtgtgtgcgcgtgtgtgtgtgtgtgtgtgtgtgtgtgtgtgtgtgtgtgtgtgtgtgtgtgtgtgtgtgtgtgtgtgtgtgtgtgtgtgtgtgtgtgtgtgtgtgtgtgtgtgtgtgtgtgtgtgtgttttgtgtgtgtgtgtgtgtgtgtgtgtgtgtgtgtgtgtgtgtgtgtgtgtgtgtgtgtgtgtgtgtgtgtgtgtgtgtgtgtgtgtgtgtgtgtgtgtgtgtgtgtgtgtgtgtgtgtgtgtgtgtgtgtgtgtgtgtctgtgtgtgtatgtatatatatgcatacatatgtatatatgtatatatatatgcatacatatgtatatatgtatatatatgcatacatatgtatatatgtatatatatgcatacatatgtatatatgtatatatatgcatacatatgtatatatgtatatatatgcatacatatgtatatatgtatatatatgcatacatatgtatatatgtatacgtgtgtgtgtgtgtgtgtgtgtgtgtgtgtgtgtgtgtgtgtgtgtgtgtgtgtgtgtgtgtgtgtgtgtgtgtgtgtgtgcgtgtgtgtgtgtgtgtgtgtgtgtgtgtgtgtgtgtgtgtgtgtgtgtgtgtgtgtgtgtgcgtgtgtgtgcgtgcgtgtgtctgtatgcatgtgagtgtgcatgtgttcgtACCTTTTTATTTCaataagggagaagagatgagctGAGATGGTCCCGTCTACTATATTTAAACTGTCGTATATTTTTAAATTGATGTGGATTCCATACCAATGGACCAgcgtttcccaaactttttcgtGTGCGACCCTATATGTGTGAACAAGTAGTAATATATCCAGTTATTTTCATGGTAGTTTTACTTGGAGCTGTCTATTagcttgcgttttttttttttttttttatataagttcatattaccaacacattggatttcagtaaaataataaataaaataaaaaagtgttgATAAAAAACATTgacttttactgacatatccagctattaattcttttattctttttttaagagCCTCTGGCGACCCCTAACAATGGGGTTAGGAATAATGCTCTAGACTAACGGCCAGTTGTTAAGTCTGTACAAGGCCATTTTGTTAAGGCTGTGGAAGGCACGagccaataaatattcatatgtaaaatAAGTAcacatctgtctttctgtttgatatgtatacattcatctatcaatcGATCTGTCTATCGTAGACATGCATGtttagactgacagatatgcatttgtgtgtaaaaTACTCGCATACGTAATGAATATGATTTGGGTTAGACTTAACAAACCGGCAGtaggtcttatgattgctataatgatctttaccatttcttcgtccacatacacgattGCCCTCTTCATGGTCATAATCAGATCGTTTGGGTTTAGGTTGCTGTTTATAATtattccaagttttttttttctcatcagctgtatttaatattgcgtctcctaTTTAAAATGGAATAGTGGGCGATATTCACTTTTCTCCGAACCAGACTATgtggcatttattggtgttgaattccattttccaagtacaactccacATGAATAAGTTTCTCCATGTCACTAAGGGAGTTTTGTCATGGGACGTCATCTATAATCATTCTTTGTATTATTCGCActgtctgcaaacatattcagataactgccTGGGCTTATGGTTGATGCTAAATCAGTGACGagaatagtaaacataatcggcgccaagaccgatccttgaggcactccgctagttactcgtcgccatgtagaatgcttccctctaattgctgtgctcatctgtctttcatgaagaaagacTTTCACCTTGGTACTCcgatttccatagtagtcttctatgagacacatCAAAAGCCTCTTTAAATCAAGTGCACATAGTCCACCTAGCCGTCTCCTTCTTGCagtatttcagatactctatcatataaacagaggagatttgctacacatgaccttccttctctaaaaccaaattgtttatttgatatcatttcatggtttgcgcgcgcacgcgcgtgtgtgtatgtgtgtgtgtacatatatatacatatatatatatatatacttatatattccatatatatatatatatatacttatatattcatatatatgtatatatatgtttatatatatacatatatatatgtatatatttacatatatatatatatatatatatatatatatatatatatatatatatatatatatatatatatacagatgtatacacacacacacacacacacacacacacacacacacacacacacacacacacatatatatatatatatatacatacatatgtatatatatacacatatgtatatatatatatatatacacatatgtatatatatatatatatatatatatatatacccatatatatatattcatatatatatatatatatatatatatatgtgtgtgtgtgtgtgtgtgtgtgtgtgtgtgtgtgtgtgtgtgtgtgtgtgtgtgtgtgtgtgtgtgtgtgctaaagtTGAGGGGCTTGTGTATTTCCACTATTGCAAAATCAAATTGATAACATCAGTGGCATAAAGATCAACTCTGACGATGACACTGGTCAGTCATAAGTGATTTTACTTATTcataataggaaaataatatatTTGCTTTAACgctgtaaatatatttttatatcattattctagAGCCACAATCTTTTCATAGAGTATAGGTATAATTGTTTAGAACAGTATATAATAGAGAGTGAAATGTCATCTGTTACACGTGGAGAAAATATTGATGAAAAGGACATGTTTATCAGCATGCTTATCATAATCTGCTAcactttttttgtgtttctttttcttcattcctagGCGATTACACAAGACTTGCTGAGAAGTTTCATTGACCCCGCGGTCGCCAAAAAACTTTGTCCCAAAATTCAAATCCAATTCCATATTCATATCAATTACTTAATCAAACTAAAAGAATACTAGTTCAAACACTTTCTATAAAGAAGAGCCCAACATATCGAATGACTACCTATGACACAACAACAAAGATGTAATAACTGAGGAGAAATGAGGCCGGTGGCGAAGCGCGGCGACCGAGAAGGTGTGGATGGCGGCGCTGACGTCACTCGTTCTTTCTCTTGCCGGCCCCTATGCTCGCCAGTGTGGTGTGTCTGCTCTCCGTTATTGCACGtcgcctcactcctctctccatcaTGGTTCGCGAACGCACTTTCATCGCCGTCAAGCCCGATGGTGTCCAGCGTGGACTCATCGGTGAAATTATCAAGAGGTTCGAAGCTAAGGGATTCAAGCTCGCCGGCATGAAGTACATTCAGGTGAGTAGAAAGCAAGAACTCACTGTTATTGCAATCCCACTTTTCGTACGCCTGAACGGGTAATGGCGTGGTACCGAGCCGGCTCTTGTGCTAGCACAAGCTGTCACGAACACGTGGGGAGGCAAGCCAAGGGAGGTGGTTCTTGGCTCGGTGTTTCCTATTTATAGATTATATGTCAACTCTTACCTCCGGGAAGTACTTACAGGCGTCTTGTAGTTTATTCTAGTTAACCATATTGCAAATGTTGCTTAGTCGTAGGACAAAGGATGGAAGTTGAAGGAAAGGACCGTGTTTGTCCGGTTTTGTCCTTGAAAGCTGCCAACGCTGCaccgtatgcatttatatatcaatcGCTTGCGCAATTTGAAATGTAGGATTATATGCAGGGATACTAGTTGAATTAGACAAAATTTTCAATATGGAACTAATGTACAAGAAATAATGTAGGCCTGAAGGTTTTATTTATAGGTAAGATGCATCTCCTGTAACTGGAGCACATGGAGAAGTTACAAGTTTGAAGCCTTGTAAATGTAGTGTCAGAGGACAGTGAGATAACTTGATTACCTCTTGAGGTATTCATTACTTAGAGCAAGCACACCCTCCAGAGAAGTCCCAAAGCCAGGGTATCATGAAAACCCAAAACTCTAAACATGCCTTTATATATTCCCTAGAGGTGTGGGGAAGccccctttacccttccttcaTAAGCAGTCAGCTGCCATGAAGTTGTGGAAAGGATAAGACGAGTACCTTTAGTGTGGAGGGTACAGAGGAGCTGTGGTGAAGAATAATTATAGAAATTGTACTTCCAGAAAATACAACATTTAGAACTCTGGCTATGTTAGCAGTGATAAGCCGTGGATATTTGGTAGTTTGAAAATTCATCTGGTAGTTTGCAGGCAACTTTATTGATACAATTAAATTTTTTAAGGTTTACTGTCACTTTGGGGTGTTTTTTGAGGTTTTACCCTATAAATGATGCCACTATtattggagaaaaacaagctGTCCGAGCCCACAGAGCGATTAGTATCACGTTTGACGCCACCCACTTTgtcaacagccatggcatgtatgtatatacctggcGGGTAGTGGTTAAAACCGGGGAAAGTGTAATGGAAATTGTAATGAAACGAGTATTCATTTTTAAATATTGGAATTTTCAATTGGTAAAAGACCTGGAAGATACTTCAGTAGGTTTAGGTATTTGATCTAGTTATTTATATAATCTGTATGTATTAGTTATTGGTGTTGAGGCATTTATCGCCCAGGTTACTGACTGTTTGGTTATCTGGTTTTTTATTTAAAATGCCTAGATTAAAAAGGTCCTCTTTGCAACTCATGCTTACTACAACAACTAAGCATGGTACTTGAGAATGAACAGTAAATTGCtactatagataaatagatccacTTTCCTATATCAGTAACATTGTTTATATTAAGTCCTTGTATTTCACAGGCATCTGAAGATCTCTTGAAGCAGCACTACATTGATCTTGCTGACAAGCCCTTCTACCCTGGCCTTTGCAAGTACATGTCCTCAGGACCTGTGGTTGCTATGTGTTGGGAAGGCACTGGCGTTGTCAAGACGGCACGTGTCATGATGGGAGAGACCCGCCCTGCAGACTCCAAGCCCGGTACCATCCGCGGAGATTTCTGCATTGAAGTTGGAAGGTGAATAGAGTACTTTGATACTATTTTTTAAGGAAT is part of the Penaeus vannamei isolate JL-2024 chromosome 19, ASM4276789v1, whole genome shotgun sequence genome and harbors:
- the awd gene encoding nucleoside diphosphate kinase A — protein: MLASVVCLLSVIARRLTPLSIMVRERTFIAVKPDGVQRGLIGEIIKRFEAKGFKLAGMKYIQASEDLLKQHYIDLADKPFYPGLCKYMSSGPVVAMCWEGTGVVKTARVMMGETRPADSKPGTIRGDFCIEVGRNIIHGSDSVESANKEIALWFKPEELVSWTQTNESWIYE